In one window of Mytilus galloprovincialis chromosome 6, xbMytGall1.hap1.1, whole genome shotgun sequence DNA:
- the LOC143078573 gene encoding uncharacterized protein LOC143078573, whose protein sequence is MEEQTDFGHFSLSLNASQVQSEATLSHTIAKVKSLLDDYVDGFSANAIRNLVGVFYFYNKAPEESLKYFQDVLKNDQENLNALANQVFVYKRLFRTRKAEETYRKLEEILNSKNFVAAVVQKAECGFAYLFDCYINNVGPRWERCSSTFEEALNELESLKDIEKIIKLEIKFWIMHSYQRRYDNDVRDQIKHQETFNKAVKIIHQITEALGTDELKDCRNTKTVSNVAAVSQAYLGTFFFKKPDTKWNERGLTEVDKTIIPHVVEETGRTEEFRDPSICFIKALEENPDNCEVRIRYANYLKYIPMKKEEATEENRKRLDEALEHVNHSLSLDDSEANWFGRFTKASIYFSKYQLFKNKNDLESAIKDWK, encoded by the coding sequence ATGGAAGAGCAGacagattttggacacttttctCTGTCTTTGAACGCTTCACAAGTTCAGTCAGAAGCCACTTTATCACACACCATTGCTAAAGTAAAGTCTCTTCTAGATGATTACGTGGATGGATTCTCTGCAAACGCTATTCGGAATCTTGTTGGGGTCTTCTACTTTTATAACAAAGCACCAGAGGAGTCACTGAAGTATTTCCAAGACGTGCTTAAGAATGACCAAGAAAATCTTAATGCACTTGCTAATCAGGTATTCGTGTATAAAAGATTGTTTCGAACAAGAAAAGCAGAAGAAACATACAGAAAATTGGAAGAAATTCTTAATTCTAAGAATTTTGTTGCTGCTGTAGTTCAAAAAGCAGAATGTGGGTTTGCATATCTCTTTGATTGCTACATTAACAATGTCGGACCCCGATGGGAAAGGTGTTCATCAACCTTTGAAGAAGCATTAAACGAACTGGAATCTCTAAAAGATATTGAGAAGATAATAAAGTTAGAAATTAAGTTTTGGATCATGCATAGCTATCAGAGGAGGTATGACAATGATGTCAGGGACCAAATTAAGCACCAAGAAACATTTAATAAAGCTGTGAAGATTATCCATCAGATCACAGAGGCGTTAGGAACTGACGAATTGAAAGATTGCAGAAACACAAAGACTGTGAGTAACGTTGCTGCAGTTTCACAAGCATATTTAGGAACATTCTTCTTCAAAAAGCCAGATACGAAGTGGAATGAAAGAGGACTAACTGAAGTTGATAAAACTATAATACCACATGTTGTAGAAGAGACTGGGAGAACAGAAGAATTTAGGGACCCCAGCATCTGCTTTATTAAGGCTTTGGAAGAAAACCCAGACAATTGTGAAGTAAGAATTCGTTATGCCAACTATCTTAAATATATACCAATGAAAAAAGAAGAAGCAACCGAAGAAAACAGAAAGCGCCTCGATGAAGCACTCGAGCATGTAAATCACTCCTTGTCATTAGACGACTCGGAAGCCAATTGGTTTGGTAGGTTTACAAAGGCGAGTATATATTTCAGTAAATATCAACTCTTTaagaataaaaatgatttagaaaGCGCTATCAAAGATTGGAAA
- the LOC143079390 gene encoding uncharacterized protein LOC143079390, translating to MALKDGSDTELDLDKDEYITKACVYFWKSVQMLGTQKSPEIHRRYGRFLRDLGDKREAIECFKRAMEIDTANKPTKSFEHLFETFLQMYEEEVRDLPNCSTGSVDESDHRVELRVDRLLFEIAYWFRFAVKKYKVLDLKEEDEHQEASKVQKPDPKFTRSYSVQTDIGNVPSTIDIKGKEAAILFEKHTRRFSDEYKTAMAHLCAYFESVTESYSDRISKMIQQSASFKSTEDVEWNTTMESWSRRRSKLSQHSGIASCPACGNLTNKLSYSEPPEKARNEIFKYDFYVVYPENQREWVLYSLIQKLEGVYGFKGAINDRDAIPGDNIFKSISHLIENCHRVLVVLTREFYQDRWCMHSLDLAESHSYTKKRDNFIIPIILESTDVSADRFNTIICLDGVEYFDWDKLVRSINQR from the coding sequence ATGGCATTGAAAGACGGAAGTGACACAGAACTTGATCTGGATAAAGATGAATACATTACTAAAGCATGTGTTTACTTTTGGAAGTCGGTGCAGATGTTGGGAACACAAAAAAGCCCTGAAATCCATAGGCGTTATGGAAGATTTCTTAGAGATCTTGGAGACAAAAGAGAAGCAATAGAGTGTTTTAAGCGAGCTATGGAAATCGACACAGCAAACAAACCTACGAAAAGCTTTGAACATTTATTTGAAACGTTTCTTCAAATGTACGAGGAAGAAGTACGAGATCTTCCGAATTGTAGTACTGGAAGTGTTGATGAAAGTGACCATAGAGTAGAATTAAGAGTTGACCGATTGTTGTTCGAGATAGCTTACTGGTTCCGATTCGCTgtgaaaaaatacaaagttttagATTTAAAGGAAGAGGACGAACATCAAGAGGCTTCTAAAGTACAAAAGCCAGACCCGAAATTCACAAGAAGTTATAGTGTCCAGACTGATATAGGAAACGTACCGAGTACTATTGATATTAAAGGAAAGGAAGCTGCAATTCTTTTCGAAAAACATACCAGACGATTTAGTGATGAATACAAAACAGCCATGGCACATCTTTGTGCCTATTTTGAATCAGTAACAGAGAGCTATTCGGACAGAATTTCAAAAATGATTCAACAAAGTGCTTCGTTCAAATCAACTGAAGACGTTGAATGGAACACAACAATGGAATCTTGGTCAAGACGTAGAAGTAAATTAAGTCAACATAGCGGAATAGCATCATGCCCAGCTTGTGGAAATCTAACAAACAAACTTTCTTATTCAGAACCTCCCGAAAAAGCAAGAAACGAAATTTTTAAGTATGATTTCTACGTCGTGTATCCAGAAAACCAAAGAGAATGGGTTTTGTATTCGTTAATTCAAAAACTTGAAGGTGTCTACGGTTTTAAAGGCGCTATAAATGACAGAGACGCAATACCAGGCGACAACATTTTCAAAAGCATTAGTCATCTCATTGAAAACTGCCATAGAGTTCTAGTGGTTCTAACTAGAGAATTCTACCAGGACAGATGGTGCATGCACAGTCTTGACTTAGCCGAATCTCACTCTTACACCAAGAAACGTGACAATTTCATCATTCCGATTATCTTGGAATCAACTGATGTATCTGCAGACAGATTTAACACTATTATCTGTTTAGATGGAGTGGAATATTTTGACTGGGACAAACTTGTTCGTTCAATTAATCAAAGATGA